TTTCATGAATGTCTCCTCCCAGAGTGTTGGTAGTCATAGTCAGTCAGACGCCTCCCAGCGCCTTATGTGCAGAATTGTGACTTTCCAGACCGCGCCGCTCAACTTTTTGTTAACAGCAATGGATGAAATGGTTTTTTATCAAATTAATCAGCGGGATACCCATCAAGCCTAATTTTCTCGAAATGATACCTTCCTCAACTCGTGCGATTTCCCGCACAGCTTCATGACATGCTTGTGCGAAATCTCGCACAACTGGTTCCGTTACATGTTTCTGATCCACGCAAGAATCACACGACGCCTCATTGACCCGCTTCCACACGGCGCTACTCTTACTCCGACACGTTCAAACCTACCGAATTTCATGACCGACACCGAAATCCCTTCGCGCCCCAAAGGCATCTCACCGCAATCGCGGCGGCACAACGAGATGCGCAAGGAAGCGTTGGCAACCCACCCGGAACTCGCGTCCTTGTCCGGTCCTCAGCCATTTACCGCCTTGGCGCTTCCTTTGCTTCTTGCCGTTCACTGGAGCTTCGCGTGGCTTGTTTCGGATCAACCCGTTTGGGTCATCGGCATAGCCGCGTTTTTTGTCGGCCAGCTGGTGTATCACTCTGCCAGTTCTCTTATTCACGAAACCTGCCACAAGCTCGTCTTCAAGGATGCAGCTCCAAAGCTGGCTTTTGATCTGGCGCTCGAGTTCATCCTCACGAGTTACGGCAAACAATTGACCTACCAGCATCAGCACATCACGAGTCATCATCCATTTGTCGGCGACTATGACAATGACTACGAACACGAAGACATATGCGCGCTTCAGGCAAGGCAATCCGTTTTTCGCGACCACCCCAAATGGCAGCCGGCTCTGACCGCCCTGACCTTGCTGATCCACGCCCTGCCCCTCGGCTCTGTCTTCCTTGCCGGTCAGGTTATGCCACGTGTCTACCGTCGGCTTTCCGGCCGCCCGAACCGCGACCCGGTTCCAAGGTTCACCGGGACAAGCCCATCTGCCGCAGAAGCCCGGCCCTATGTCCTGGTCAGCCTTGCCTCAAACCTGTTGATGCTGGCGTTGCTCGGCCCGTGGGCGTTGCTCTACCACATCTGGTCGCTATCCTTGTTTCTCGGAAAGCTCGGAATTACCAATCTTGGCCAATCCCTGACTGAACATCCGGGCGATGATGACGTGAATCCCACCCGCTCCCACTACGGGCCGATCAACTGGATTCTGTTTAATACCGGCTACCACAACGAGCATCACAGCTTCCCGAACGTTGCCTGGACCCGACTGCCGAAACTGCGCCAAATCGCACCAGAGGTGTTTCACGCCGAATGCGAAAAGTCTTACATCGCCGCTTGGTGGGATCACGTGCGCGGTGGCTTCACACCAAGCCGGAACCTCGCACTTCACAAAGAGGATCAACTTCCACGCTGCGAAGGCAACCTGTCTATTCAGGAACCTTCAGCGCTCCGGACAGAACGGTAATCATCAAAGCCATTCCTGCCAGCACGGCAAAACTCACCGTCAAAGAAGTGGCCGAGGCGATGAACCCCATGATTGGCGGCCCCAGTAGAATGCCGCCGTATCCGAGAGTTGCCACACCGGCAAGCGCCTGCCCTTGAGGGATATCCGGATCGTTGGCAGCACGACTAAACGCCAACGGGAACATCAGAGCCAGCCCCATTCCAAAAAGAACGAAACCTGCCAAAGTTCCCGGAACAGCCGGGCTCAAAATTGCCAACACCATACCGGAGCTTCCCACCAAGCCAGCGACCCGCGCCACTTTGTGAGGTGGGGCCAGGCGGTTGATCCATCCCCCCGACAGGCGCGTTGCAACCATGGCGATCGAAAAGATGGCGAAGCCAATCGGCGCCCATTCGGGCCGAACCCCCACTTCGTCGCGCAAATATATCGCGCTCCAGTCCGCCATCGCGCCTTCGCCCATCGAAGCGCACATCGCCAACAAGCCAACAAGCACCAAAGCGCCCTTCGGAAGCGAAAATACTGCGTTGCGCGCCTCAGTATTGATCTTGGAAACCCAGCCGTCCTGCGAAAACAAAAGCGCCACAAACAAGAGACCACCACCAGCAAGCAGAAAGTGCCAAAACAGCCCAAATCCAAATGTGATTGCGAGATACCCCGTACCTGCGCCAATTCCCGCGCCCAAGGACCACATCGCGTGGTAAGTCGACATCTGTGCCCGTTTTGACCAGCGCTCCACCTCTGCTGCCCAACCATTCATGGCCACATCCATGCCGCCGTGAAAGGCCCCGAATGCCAACAAAATCAGCCCCAGGGTAAACGGCCCCGGTGCCATCGCCAGACCAAACAAAGCCAGTGCATTCAACACCCCGATGATCCGTGTCACCTGTGCTGCCCCACGCTTGTCGCTCAGCCAACCAGCTATCGGAAAGGCGACAATCGCCCCCGCCGCCATCAAAAGAAGAAGGCCGCCAAGTGCCGAGTGGCTCAGGTTGTGAAGGTCTTTGACCGCCGGAATTCGCGAGGCCCAGACACCAAACAACGCGCCATTAAGCGCAAACATCGAGGCCACGGCACGCCAGTGCGTGCCGCGCGCTTTCGCGGTTGGCTCTTTCATTTCCTGAGTCATCGGATTGGTCCTGTCGCTCTCGGCTCAGCGCTTGTTTTCACCAGAAACCGCTCCAAAGTCCAGCCCTTGATGTTATCGCTAACGAACCGCCTCAAGCATTGTTGGCCTGACGCTGCAGCTCTTTGAGAATACCCATGGCCTCTTGCGCGCGCGCCTCTGGCACAAACAGGTGGTCATGATGGAACGCCGCCACCACGTTGCACGCAATGCCCTTCGCCGCCAGCGCACTCGAAACCGCCGCCGTTAGCCCCACGCCTTCAAGCGAAGAAAACACCTTGAGCGTGATGCACCTCATGCGCTGATCTGTTGCAAAACCACGTCGTTCAGCATTAGCGACAGACATGATCATCGACACGCCCTCGTCTTCCTCAAAGATGCATAGCGCGTCAGATACAAATCTTTCCGTGATGCAGGGATGTGCTTTTGTTACAAAGACATAGACGTCACTCTGCAAGTGAGGTTTCATGCCTGAAATCATCTCTTTTGCGGATGTTGCCAAAGTCTTCATAGCACACTCACCTGAACTCTTCGGGCCTCAGCCCATACTTCTCTAGTTTGTCGTAAAGCGTACGTCGCGACAGTTTAAGCGCATCCGCCACCGCAGCCGCCTTGCCGCCATGTTTGCGCAATGCTTCGCTCAGCAAGGTTCGTTCAACTTGCGCCATCTGCTCGGCGAGCCCCAAGCCTTCGTCTCGCGCCTCTTCGCCGGGTAACCCCAAAGCAAAACGCATAGCAACACTCATCAGGGCCCGTGCATTTCCCGGCCACTCCCGCGCCATCAGACCTGACAGAACATCCGGTGTGACGTCTGGCGCAGACACGCCGGCCTGCTCGGCAGCCTGGGCCACGTAGTGACGAAACAGCACCGGTATGTCCTCCGGTCGCTCAGCCAAAGACGGAATGCGGACTTGCAACGCGTCAAGGCGGTAGAACAGATCCGCATGCAGTTGACCCGCCTCTACCGCCTGATCGAGCTTGGCCGCGCTGCCAAAAATCAATCTCGGGTGCCCGCCGCGCTCCATTGCCCCCATAAGGGAGAATTGCGTCTCCATTGGCATCGACTGTATTTCGTCGAGAAAAAGACTGCCTCCGCTGGCATCACCCAACGCCTGCTCAAGGCGCGCCACATCCATACCCGCACCCGTGTGTTTGCCGAACGGCCCTTCGCTCAATGGTGAGCACAGATGAATCACCTCCGCCACCTTGGAAATTCCGGTGCCGGGCGCGCCGGTGACCAACACTTCGGCCCCGATCCGCGCGACGTGGCGCACCTGCTGACGCAGTGCTTCCGCGCGTTCCGATGTGCCAAACAGCCATCGAGCAGCCGCATCGCCGGTTTCAAGCTGCGCCTTCAGCCGTCGGTTTTCCAACGCCATTCCGCGCGCTTTTTGCGCGCGCTCGATCACGGCAACAAGTTCGGCAGGTGCGCAGGGTTTCTCCAGAAATCCAAACGCGCCCCGGGCCATTGCTTTTACTGCCATCGGAATGTCGCCCTCACCCGTCAACAGGATCACCGGCAATTCCGCGTCCACACCTCGGGCATAGTCCAACAGGTGAAACCCGTCCCGTCCCGGCATGCGCATGTCCGAAAGGATGACACCACTGAAGCCCGGAGCAATGTGGTCCTTGGCTTCCACAAAGCTGCCCGTGGAAATGACGGGGATTTCTTCGAGCTCCAGCGTCTGACCAAGCGCTTCGCGCACCACCGGATCGTCATCCACCACCAACACCGGCGCCATCATGCCGCGCTCTCCTCTGTCTCTTCCCAGCGATCCAACTCCACGGTGAAAACCGCACCGCCTTCGGGCCGGTTGGCGCCACGGATGTTGCCGCCAAAACTTTGCACAAGGCCGTAGCTGATGGAGAGCCCCAGCCCCATACCCTCCGAACTGCCAACTTCCTTCGTGGTATAAAACGGGTCAAAAATCCGGTCGGGCTCGTCAATACCGGGCCCGCTGTCCATCACCTGTACCGCCAGTCTCGGCTCCGTTGCCAGCACGATTTCAATGTGTTTGTCTGCGCGATCTGCCATCGCGTCAGCAGCGTTATTGATAAGGTTTACAAACACCTGCCCCAAACGCACCTCGCCGCCAAGCGCATAGACCGGCGCTCCGCCAGACCATCCAAGCGTCACCCCATCCTGCCGCAATCTTGAGCCCGTCAGTTCGACCGCCTGATCAATAACAGACACAAGGTCCACCTTGCCCATCGGCTCGCTTTCGTTGCGGGCAAATGCACGCAAATTCTTGATAATCCGGGCCATACGCGTTGCCATTTGCCCGATCCGCCCAAGGTTCTCGCCTGCCTTTTCGGCATTTCCGCGCGCCAGAAAGCGTTCTCCATTGTCCGCGAATGTCTGGATCGCCATCAATGGCTGGTTGAGTTCGTGACTGATGCCCGCACTCATTTGACCCAAAGCACTCAGTTTACCCGCCTGAACAAGATCAGCCTGCGCCTGTTTCAACGCGGCTTCCGCTTCTTCCCGTTCAACGACCTCACGTCGCAAGGCAGCGTTGGTCTGACGCAAGGCCTTGGTGCGCGCATCCACACGCGCTTCAAGTTCGACATTGGCTTCCGAAAGAACCCGCCGCCGCTCCATCGCAAGCCACAAGATCAGGCCGAAAGCCAATGCCACTGCAGCGACAAATCCAGCCTGCAAACCAGCCAATCTGCGTGCGGGTGCCACATCCACAATGGCCTCGCCCAGCATGTCGATAACAGGCAAATCTTGCACGATATGCAATCCGCGCTCAGGCAGATACGGCCCCCAGTTCAAGCGCCAGATTTCAAATCCGCTCCGCCAATAGGAACTAAACGGCGGGGCATCGCCTTCCGGTGGACGCAACCCCACCTCACCTGCCTCGCGGCTCCAGAACAACAGCTCCGACCGGTTGGAAATAAACACCAACCCGCCTTCATCGGAAAACACCACGGCCGGCCCATCGCCGCGCCAGTTTTCCTCCACAACGACCACGTCGACCACGACAACAAGCGCGCCGCGCACCTTACGATCCGCCCCGAAAGTAGGCGCTGCGAAATAGAATGCGCGTGTCCCATAAGTGTCATCCACAGCGTGGTGCGCACCCAAAGCACCATGCAAAGCGCGTTCGAAATGCTGTGCTCCGGCAACGGATGTCTGTGTGACATCAGCGGCTCGCGCCGATGCCAGAACAGTTCCCTCCGTGTCTGCATAAATCAGATCAAGCGCGGTCGTTTTGTCCGCCGCTTCTAGCAAAAGCGCCTGCGCAGCTGCCGCATCACCGCGCCCTTCGGCCAGGGCAAGCAGCTCCGGATGCTCAGCCAGGAATACGGCGAGTTCCTGATATCGTTGCAACTGTGCTGTCAGTCGGTCCGACGCGAGCGCAAGGTCCGCTTCACCTCGCCTTTGCAACTGGTCCAGCGCCTGACCATAGCCATAGTGCCAGACGCCCCCCGCCACCGCAGAAATCGCCAGCAGGGAAAACAGCAGAATCGCCGCACGGTGCCTGATCCAAGTCGTCATGACCGCCAACGTAGCGAAGTTTGAAATACGCCGCGAGTCACTGGCGATACCAACCAGTCACTGCAATTTGCATGATCCGGCATCTTGTCATTTCTGTCCAATTGGTAAAAAGCTTCAGGCATGAAGACGCTTTCCCAATCCGCCACCGCTCCGGACTTTGTCCAGAACCCCTATCCGTTTTACGAAGCCGCTCGCGACGCTGGTCCGCTGGTTTTCTGGCAGGACTACGACATGCCAGCGGCAATGTCCCTCGACTTGGTGAGTGCGATCTTCAAGAACCGGAAATTTGGGCGTGAGGTGCCTGAAGAAATGGCGCCGGTAATTCCGGACCATGTCAAAGACTTCTACGCGGTTGAGGCTCATTCCATGCTGGAACTTGAGCCACCCCGCCACACGCGACTGCGCTCTCTGGTATTGCGGGCTTTCACGACCCGTTCGATTGCGGCGCTGGAAGAGGAAATTGATGCCCTTTGCCACGAACTAATCGACACTTTCCCCGAAGGCCCGTTTGACTTGCTCGAGGCATATTGCACGCAAGTACCGATCATCACGATCGCGCGGCTGCTTGGTGTGCCTGATGAAATGGCCCCACAATTCCTGGCTTGGTCGCATGCGATGGTCACCATGTACACGGCCGGACGCACCCGCGCGGACGAAGAAGCCGCGAACACCGCTGCACGTGAATTTATCGAGTATCTCACCGGCTATATTGATCAGCGCCGCCAGACACCAAGCGACGATCTGATTTCTCGCCTGATCGCAGCCGAAGAAGAGGGCGAGAAACTCTCCACCGAGGAGCTTATCACCACTTGCGTTCTGCTTTTGAACGCCGGTCACGAAGCAACCGTTCACAGCATGGGCAATGGTGTGAAAACCCTGCTCGAAACCGGACTGCAAACCAACTGGCTTGCACCTGATGCCATTGACCAAACTGTTGAAGAAATCCTTCGCTACGATCCACCCCTGCACATGTTCACGCGATATGCCTACGAAGACATCGAAGTTGCGGGGCACACCTTCAAACGCGGAGACCAAATTGCCCTCATGCTCGGGGCGGCGAACCGTGATCCCGCGGGATGGGAAAATCCGAACCGGTTTGATCCGACCCGCAAGATCAAAACCAACACGGCATTTGGCGGTGGATTGCATTTTTGCGTCGGCGCACCTTTGGCGCGACTGGAAATGAAAATCGCCCTGCCGATTCTATTTGACCGCTGCCCGGATCTCTCCCTCGTCGGCACACCGAAATACGCAAACGCCTATCATTTTCATGGTTTGGAGCGACTCGAAGTCACCCTTTGAACGCGGACTGCCAGACCGGCGTTTTACCGACGTAAAACCGACGTGATGCAGCCCTAAAGGGGCAGCATCGCCGTGGACTTGATCTCTTCCATCGACAGCAGTGCGGTCACGTTGTGGACCTTCACCTCGGAAATGAGGGCCTGATAAAAAGTGTCATAGGCCCGTGCGTTCTGGACCTGCACTTTCAGGATGTAGTCGATGTCACCGGCAAGCCTGTGTGCTTCTTGCACTTCAGGACGCTCCCGCAGCGCGGTCAGGAACTTCGCCTGCCAGTCCGCCTCATGTTCGCTGGTACGGATCAAAACAAAGAAACAAGCTTCAAAACCAAGCGCTTCGGCATCAAGGAGAACGGTTTGCTGCTTGATCACACCTGCCTCGCGCAACTTGCGAATCCGGTTCCAAACAGGCGTTTTGGATGACCCCACCCGCTTGGCGATTTCGTCCAGCGATTGCGCCGCATCCCGCTGCAATTCGCCAAGAATTTTCCGATCCATGTCGTCGATGCGCAATGCCATCCCGTTTCCTTCGTATTTTTGGAATTCCGGCCTACCACGCCCACTCGCCAAGAACAAGCGTTTCTATTTTTCAACACATCTGGCGCATATGCGGGAATATTTCCTATATATCTCTCAAGTTTTATTCCGGGAGAGAGACGATGCCACGCGCATTCACACCCAAAGTTGTCACTGCCAACGCCCTGATCGAGGGAGACGTGATCTATTTGTCCGCTGACAACAGCTGGACACGTGATCTTGCCGAGGCGGAACTGCTCACCGACGAAGCCCACGCACAGCTTCGCCTCCTGGAGGCGGAGCAACAGCCGGGCGAAGTGGTTGGCGCTTACCTCGCAGATGCACAGGCAGGCAACGCCGGCCCTGAGCCGACCCACTTCCGCGAGGACTTTCGCCGCACCGGCCCGTCCAACTATTTCCACGGCAAACAGGCCGTCGGCCAATAATACGAAGCCGCAAGGCACGCAGGAGCGCACCCATGTATCACTATAACGACTTCGACAAAGCTTTCCTCGCAGAGCGCAATCGCCAGTTCCGTGCTCAAGTGGAACGTCGCGTCGCGGGCAACCTGACCGAAGACGAATTCAAGCCGCTTCGCCTGATGAACGGCCTTTACCTTCAACTCCACGCCTACATGCTGCGTGTAGCTATCCCTTATGGCACCCTGTCGTCCGCCCAAATGGATACGCTGGCGCTGTTGGCGGACAAGTGGGACAAAGGCTACGGTCACTTCACCACCCGTCAGAACATCCAATACAACTGGCCGAAACTCACTGATGTTCCGGACATGCTCGATGCTCTGGGCGAGGTTGGCATGCACGCCATCCAGACTTCCGGAAACACGATCCGAAATGTGACTGCCGATCACTTCGCGGGGGCGGCTGCCGACGAGATCGAAGACCCCCGCCCCGTTGCAGAACTGATCCGTCAATGGTCTACCGATCACCCTGAATTCCAATTCATGGGGCGAAAGTTCAAGATCGCTGTCAGCGCCGGTTCTCAGGATCGCGCGGTTCTAAAGGCACACGATCTGGCAGTGCGCATTGTGCAAAACGAAGCCGGCGAAGTCGGTTATCAAATGCTTGTTGGTGGCGGCCTGGGCCGGACGCCGATGATCGGCAAAATTCTTCACGACTTCCTGCCTCGCGAAGACCTGCTGCCCTTCATTGAAGCGACGGTCTCGGTCTGGAACCAGATCGGCCGCCGTGACAACAAATATAAAGCGCGTATCAAGATCACCGTGCACGAACATGGTCTAGAAGACATCCGTGCCCGCGTAGATGAGCGTTTTGCACAGATCCGTCCGACTTTTACAGGCGTTGATCAGGCCCTGTTTGCGGATATCAAAGACCATTTCGCGCCGCCCGCTTTCCGCAACGCACCGGTTGTAGAGTTTGACAGCGCGTATGACACCAACCCGATGTTCCGCAGCTGGGCCGACACCAACCTGTCTGAGCATCGCGTGGACGGTTACTCCATCGTCACTGTTTCGTTGAAAAAACACGGCGAAACGCCGGGCGACGCCACATCCGAGCAGATGCGTGTGCTGGCGCAGATTGCACGGGACTTCGGTTACGACGAGCTGCGCATCAGCCACGAGCAAAACGTGATCCTGCCACATGTGCACAAATCCGACCTGCCCGCAGTCTACGCCGCACTGCGCGAAG
This genomic window from Shimia isoporae contains:
- a CDS encoding fatty acid desaturase produces the protein MTDTEIPSRPKGISPQSRRHNEMRKEALATHPELASLSGPQPFTALALPLLLAVHWSFAWLVSDQPVWVIGIAAFFVGQLVYHSASSLIHETCHKLVFKDAAPKLAFDLALEFILTSYGKQLTYQHQHITSHHPFVGDYDNDYEHEDICALQARQSVFRDHPKWQPALTALTLLIHALPLGSVFLAGQVMPRVYRRLSGRPNRDPVPRFTGTSPSAAEARPYVLVSLASNLLMLALLGPWALLYHIWSLSLFLGKLGITNLGQSLTEHPGDDDVNPTRSHYGPINWILFNTGYHNEHHSFPNVAWTRLPKLRQIAPEVFHAECEKSYIAAWWDHVRGGFTPSRNLALHKEDQLPRCEGNLSIQEPSALRTER
- a CDS encoding MFS transporter, whose translation is MTQEMKEPTAKARGTHWRAVASMFALNGALFGVWASRIPAVKDLHNLSHSALGGLLLLMAAGAIVAFPIAGWLSDKRGAAQVTRIIGVLNALALFGLAMAPGPFTLGLILLAFGAFHGGMDVAMNGWAAEVERWSKRAQMSTYHAMWSLGAGIGAGTGYLAITFGFGLFWHFLLAGGGLLFVALLFSQDGWVSKINTEARNAVFSLPKGALVLVGLLAMCASMGEGAMADWSAIYLRDEVGVRPEWAPIGFAIFSIAMVATRLSGGWINRLAPPHKVARVAGLVGSSGMVLAILSPAVPGTLAGFVLFGMGLALMFPLAFSRAANDPDIPQGQALAGVATLGYGGILLGPPIMGFIASATSLTVSFAVLAGMALMITVLSGALKVPE
- a CDS encoding ACT domain-containing protein, with translation MKTLATSAKEMISGMKPHLQSDVYVFVTKAHPCITERFVSDALCIFEEDEGVSMIMSVANAERRGFATDQRMRCITLKVFSSLEGVGLTAAVSSALAAKGIACNVVAAFHHDHLFVPEARAQEAMGILKELQRQANNA
- a CDS encoding sigma-54-dependent transcriptional regulator, which produces MMAPVLVVDDDPVVREALGQTLELEEIPVISTGSFVEAKDHIAPGFSGVILSDMRMPGRDGFHLLDYARGVDAELPVILLTGEGDIPMAVKAMARGAFGFLEKPCAPAELVAVIERAQKARGMALENRRLKAQLETGDAAARWLFGTSERAEALRQQVRHVARIGAEVLVTGAPGTGISKVAEVIHLCSPLSEGPFGKHTGAGMDVARLEQALGDASGGSLFLDEIQSMPMETQFSLMGAMERGGHPRLIFGSAAKLDQAVEAGQLHADLFYRLDALQVRIPSLAERPEDIPVLFRHYVAQAAEQAGVSAPDVTPDVLSGLMAREWPGNARALMSVAMRFALGLPGEEARDEGLGLAEQMAQVERTLLSEALRKHGGKAAAVADALKLSRRTLYDKLEKYGLRPEEFR
- a CDS encoding sensor histidine kinase; translated protein: MTTWIRHRAAILLFSLLAISAVAGGVWHYGYGQALDQLQRRGEADLALASDRLTAQLQRYQELAVFLAEHPELLALAEGRGDAAAAQALLLEAADKTTALDLIYADTEGTVLASARAADVTQTSVAGAQHFERALHGALGAHHAVDDTYGTRAFYFAAPTFGADRKVRGALVVVVDVVVVEENWRGDGPAVVFSDEGGLVFISNRSELLFWSREAGEVGLRPPEGDAPPFSSYWRSGFEIWRLNWGPYLPERGLHIVQDLPVIDMLGEAIVDVAPARRLAGLQAGFVAAVALAFGLILWLAMERRRVLSEANVELEARVDARTKALRQTNAALRREVVEREEAEAALKQAQADLVQAGKLSALGQMSAGISHELNQPLMAIQTFADNGERFLARGNAEKAGENLGRIGQMATRMARIIKNLRAFARNESEPMGKVDLVSVIDQAVELTGSRLRQDGVTLGWSGGAPVYALGGEVRLGQVFVNLINNAADAMADRADKHIEIVLATEPRLAVQVMDSGPGIDEPDRIFDPFYTTKEVGSSEGMGLGLSISYGLVQSFGGNIRGANRPEGGAVFTVELDRWEETEESAA
- a CDS encoding cytochrome P450 translates to MKTLSQSATAPDFVQNPYPFYEAARDAGPLVFWQDYDMPAAMSLDLVSAIFKNRKFGREVPEEMAPVIPDHVKDFYAVEAHSMLELEPPRHTRLRSLVLRAFTTRSIAALEEEIDALCHELIDTFPEGPFDLLEAYCTQVPIITIARLLGVPDEMAPQFLAWSHAMVTMYTAGRTRADEEAANTAAREFIEYLTGYIDQRRQTPSDDLISRLIAAEEEGEKLSTEELITTCVLLLNAGHEATVHSMGNGVKTLLETGLQTNWLAPDAIDQTVEEILRYDPPLHMFTRYAYEDIEVAGHTFKRGDQIALMLGAANRDPAGWENPNRFDPTRKIKTNTAFGGGLHFCVGAPLARLEMKIALPILFDRCPDLSLVGTPKYANAYHFHGLERLEVTL
- a CDS encoding Lrp/AsnC family transcriptional regulator → MALRIDDMDRKILGELQRDAAQSLDEIAKRVGSSKTPVWNRIRKLREAGVIKQQTVLLDAEALGFEACFFVLIRTSEHEADWQAKFLTALRERPEVQEAHRLAGDIDYILKVQVQNARAYDTFYQALISEVKVHNVTALLSMEEIKSTAMLPL
- a CDS encoding DUF2849 domain-containing protein — translated: MPRAFTPKVVTANALIEGDVIYLSADNSWTRDLAEAELLTDEAHAQLRLLEAEQQPGEVVGAYLADAQAGNAGPEPTHFREDFRRTGPSNYFHGKQAVGQ
- a CDS encoding nitrite/sulfite reductase, whose translation is MYHYNDFDKAFLAERNRQFRAQVERRVAGNLTEDEFKPLRLMNGLYLQLHAYMLRVAIPYGTLSSAQMDTLALLADKWDKGYGHFTTRQNIQYNWPKLTDVPDMLDALGEVGMHAIQTSGNTIRNVTADHFAGAAADEIEDPRPVAELIRQWSTDHPEFQFMGRKFKIAVSAGSQDRAVLKAHDLAVRIVQNEAGEVGYQMLVGGGLGRTPMIGKILHDFLPREDLLPFIEATVSVWNQIGRRDNKYKARIKITVHEHGLEDIRARVDERFAQIRPTFTGVDQALFADIKDHFAPPAFRNAPVVEFDSAYDTNPMFRSWADTNLSEHRVDGYSIVTVSLKKHGETPGDATSEQMRVLAQIARDFGYDELRISHEQNVILPHVHKSDLPAVYAALREADLHTANIGLISDIIACPGMDYCALATARSIPVAQQIAERFEELKLEHDIGHLQIKISGCINACGHHHVGHIGILGLDRAGVENYQITLGGDATWDAAIGERAGPGFAYDEIVPAIERLVNGYLEMREGPEETFLQTYKRLGLSAFKPHLYPETQANAA